The following proteins are co-located in the Pedobacter sp. FW305-3-2-15-E-R2A2 genome:
- a CDS encoding beta-ketoacyl synthase N-terminal-like domain-containing protein, which translates to MKKTDVAIIGMSCIFPGAEDVAAFWQNIINKVDSTQIVPADRIDPVHFDSDATGVDRFYCNRGGFIPEFVFDPANFGILPLAVEGTEPDHLLTLSLVHKALGDAGILEKDPILEKTGIIIGKGNYSGPGATRAIEIVRTGEQIVQLLKELMPHLSGEEIEKVKKEYQLRKGRFGPDTAMGLIPNLVASLVANRLNLGGAAYTLDAACASSLLAIDHAVQELDSGRCDLVIAGGVHVGQNAAFWSIFSQLGALSKRGKISPFDANADGLLIGEGCGFVVLKRLADAVRDQDKIYSVLKGVGLSSDGSGTSVMSPSVKGQLKAIAQAWANSGLEAGKIGYIEAHGTGTPLGDKTEIETLSQFFGKDQSLPKAGIGTVKSNIGHAMPAAGIAGLIKTSLALYHGIIPPTLHCDEPLSLLKDSRFEAVQEAQDWEASGLPKVAGVNAFGFGGINAHVVLEGYRPAEGLQSNIPEAKKAAVDQVLLLARESHAELISALENNDRNPGKGNYRIAVFDPNPERLKKAIKIAAKNLAWRNKQDIWYSNEPLLSKGGKIAFVFPGLDGLAGGEVNSVAEYFNIPQDQHTKAEGLLQEALKILNKSSVLDVALKQLGVFPEMNAGHSLGEWLAARSSELAEESSVLQLLSFLNPETFELKDSRFIAVGCGIEMLEPIIEGIEQLYLSNDNCPQQVILCGSNTALEILVPILKAKQIFHQVLPFQSGFHSPFVADKLDVMLEGMSRMEFRKTKFPLWSATTLELYPEGFEAIRRLSVEHLIQPVRFRELTEKLYEEGARMFIQVGSGGLIGFIDDTLKGKNCSTVSSNTALRSGVKQLQRVLAALFVEGKEAGMKFMGYDQQQPLLKKGLKLQLGLPLISNMTGLKNLALQQQNKTPRREAIMEDIAHPLMKAFNENVEEMMEIQSELFQLFQNKSFTLNAYAPRSGTSPAAPPLVITPVRMPFVKAIDITLENCPYLVDHSLLRQPKGWPCVDDMDPVIPMTMIFEMFGEIAAEQAPAERVHKIQNIKVFQWMNVAKPFRETITGEWKAEHLVYLNLERFANAEVLLNSELTTAPKRHFDIGKSLNIDRTATQIYEEHMFHGPGYQGIRKLVKVGEKGITGIIEGGSGKGSLLDNAGQLFGLWLQLTLTKDRIAFPVKIQEIEFFGALMDQQGTFECTCVLTELNDEFATADFVMKRDDEVWAIVTGWQNRRLEIDEALWKVSMSPLHNRLSEEVAPGVFLFHNAYTRVVSWDFILKRYFNQEEKKHHLSLLPNKRKEWIISRVAVKDAVRNLLNQEKNEACYPISFEIRSDEVHKPYLYGPLTDGIAISIAHKGTDAVGIAHYGGPVGIDIEKIEERSEGFYELVFSAAEQVLLAGKDKAEWATRFWVAKEAYGKFLGKGLQGNPRAYVIEEIMGEELRINNIIISTIKHKNYIIGWTL; encoded by the coding sequence ATGAAAAAGACCGACGTAGCCATTATTGGGATGTCCTGCATTTTCCCTGGTGCGGAAGATGTAGCGGCGTTCTGGCAAAATATCATCAATAAGGTAGATTCCACGCAGATCGTGCCTGCTGATAGAATTGATCCTGTACACTTTGATTCCGACGCTACGGGGGTAGATCGATTCTATTGCAATCGGGGAGGGTTTATTCCGGAATTCGTTTTTGACCCTGCGAATTTTGGAATCCTCCCCCTTGCAGTAGAGGGAACGGAACCCGATCACTTACTGACCCTGAGCCTGGTGCATAAAGCACTGGGTGATGCGGGGATTTTGGAGAAAGATCCCATTCTTGAAAAGACAGGAATCATCATTGGTAAAGGAAATTATTCCGGACCCGGTGCTACCCGGGCCATCGAGATCGTCCGGACAGGGGAGCAGATTGTGCAGTTGTTAAAAGAGCTGATGCCCCATTTATCCGGAGAAGAAATTGAAAAAGTAAAAAAAGAATACCAATTGCGTAAAGGCCGTTTTGGTCCTGACACCGCCATGGGGCTGATTCCTAACCTCGTTGCTTCCCTGGTGGCCAACCGGTTGAACCTTGGCGGCGCCGCTTACACCCTGGATGCAGCATGTGCGAGTTCTTTACTCGCCATAGACCATGCGGTGCAGGAGCTTGATAGCGGTCGCTGTGACCTCGTGATTGCCGGAGGCGTACATGTGGGACAAAATGCGGCTTTCTGGAGCATTTTTAGTCAGCTGGGTGCCTTATCTAAAAGAGGAAAAATAAGCCCTTTTGATGCGAATGCGGATGGATTACTGATTGGTGAAGGCTGCGGTTTTGTCGTGCTTAAACGCCTTGCTGATGCGGTTCGCGACCAAGATAAGATCTACTCCGTATTAAAAGGAGTGGGACTGAGCAGTGATGGCAGTGGCACCAGTGTGATGAGCCCTTCTGTAAAAGGACAATTGAAAGCCATTGCACAGGCCTGGGCGAACTCAGGACTGGAAGCCGGAAAGATCGGCTATATTGAAGCACATGGAACAGGAACCCCATTGGGTGATAAAACAGAAATAGAAACACTCTCTCAATTTTTCGGAAAGGATCAATCTTTGCCAAAAGCAGGGATAGGGACGGTAAAATCCAATATCGGACATGCGATGCCTGCTGCCGGAATTGCCGGTTTGATCAAAACTTCCCTCGCCCTGTACCATGGGATTATTCCACCTACACTCCATTGTGATGAACCATTAAGCTTGTTAAAAGACAGCCGTTTTGAGGCCGTTCAGGAAGCACAAGACTGGGAGGCTTCGGGTTTGCCGAAGGTGGCCGGAGTAAATGCTTTTGGTTTCGGAGGCATCAATGCCCATGTCGTACTGGAAGGGTATCGCCCTGCGGAAGGCCTGCAAAGCAATATACCTGAAGCAAAAAAAGCTGCCGTAGATCAGGTATTGCTGCTTGCCCGTGAAAGTCATGCCGAATTGATCAGCGCATTGGAAAACAATGACCGGAACCCGGGGAAGGGCAATTATCGGATCGCTGTATTTGATCCCAATCCCGAAAGGTTAAAGAAAGCCATTAAAATTGCTGCTAAAAATTTAGCATGGCGCAATAAGCAAGACATCTGGTACAGCAATGAACCCTTGCTGAGCAAAGGCGGCAAGATTGCCTTTGTCTTTCCCGGACTTGATGGCCTTGCAGGTGGAGAGGTAAATAGCGTAGCGGAATATTTTAACATTCCACAAGACCAGCATACCAAAGCCGAAGGCCTCCTCCAGGAGGCACTCAAGATCTTAAACAAAAGCAGTGTACTTGATGTGGCACTTAAGCAACTGGGCGTATTTCCGGAAATGAATGCAGGGCATAGCCTGGGGGAATGGCTTGCCGCAAGGTCTTCGGAACTCGCAGAAGAATCCTCTGTATTGCAATTGCTCAGCTTCCTCAATCCCGAAACTTTTGAACTGAAAGATTCCAGGTTTATAGCCGTAGGATGCGGTATTGAAATGCTGGAACCCATTATCGAGGGAATTGAACAGCTGTATCTTTCCAATGACAACTGTCCGCAGCAAGTGATTCTTTGTGGAAGTAATACCGCCTTAGAAATCCTTGTGCCAATTTTAAAAGCCAAACAGATCTTCCATCAGGTTCTTCCTTTTCAATCTGGTTTTCACTCTCCCTTTGTGGCAGATAAGCTGGATGTGATGCTCGAAGGGATGAGCAGGATGGAATTCAGGAAAACAAAATTTCCCTTATGGTCTGCCACCACACTGGAATTGTACCCTGAAGGCTTTGAAGCCATAAGGAGGCTCAGCGTAGAACACCTCATTCAGCCTGTCCGCTTTCGCGAGCTGACTGAAAAGCTTTATGAAGAAGGTGCGCGGATGTTTATTCAGGTGGGTTCCGGCGGACTGATCGGATTTATTGACGATACCTTAAAAGGAAAAAATTGCAGCACGGTATCTTCAAATACCGCATTGAGGTCTGGTGTTAAACAATTACAACGTGTGCTGGCCGCTTTATTTGTGGAAGGAAAAGAAGCCGGGATGAAGTTTATGGGCTATGACCAACAGCAGCCATTGCTTAAAAAAGGGCTGAAACTGCAACTCGGACTACCGCTGATCAGCAATATGACTGGGCTTAAAAACCTGGCCCTTCAACAGCAAAATAAAACGCCCCGAAGGGAAGCAATTATGGAAGATATTGCCCATCCATTGATGAAAGCATTTAATGAAAATGTGGAAGAGATGATGGAGATTCAATCCGAATTATTTCAATTATTTCAGAATAAGTCATTTACGCTCAATGCGTACGCTCCGAGGTCCGGGACATCACCAGCGGCCCCACCGCTGGTGATCACCCCGGTAAGAATGCCCTTTGTCAAGGCCATAGACATTACGTTGGAGAATTGCCCTTACCTCGTAGACCATTCCCTGTTGAGGCAACCCAAAGGCTGGCCTTGTGTGGACGATATGGATCCGGTAATCCCCATGACGATGATCTTCGAAATGTTCGGGGAGATCGCTGCAGAACAGGCTCCGGCAGAACGTGTACACAAGATTCAGAACATAAAAGTGTTTCAATGGATGAATGTGGCGAAACCTTTCCGGGAAACCATTACCGGAGAATGGAAGGCAGAGCATCTGGTATACCTCAACCTGGAACGTTTTGCAAATGCAGAAGTCCTGCTGAACAGCGAGCTGACCACGGCCCCAAAACGGCATTTCGACATTGGCAAATCCCTGAATATCGACCGGACAGCCACACAAATCTATGAAGAACATATGTTTCATGGTCCCGGATATCAGGGGATCAGGAAATTGGTCAAAGTAGGAGAGAAAGGCATCACCGGAATCATTGAAGGAGGGAGCGGTAAAGGATCCTTGCTGGACAATGCCGGACAATTGTTTGGTTTATGGCTGCAGCTGACCCTGACCAAAGACCGGATTGCTTTTCCGGTTAAAATCCAGGAAATAGAATTTTTTGGCGCATTAATGGACCAGCAGGGAACTTTCGAATGTACCTGTGTGCTGACTGAACTTAACGATGAATTTGCTACTGCAGATTTTGTCATGAAAAGGGACGACGAGGTTTGGGCCATCGTGACCGGCTGGCAAAACAGAAGGCTGGAAATCGATGAAGCCTTATGGAAAGTATCGATGTCGCCGCTACACAACCGCTTGTCGGAAGAGGTCGCTCCGGGAGTTTTTCTATTCCATAATGCCTATACACGGGTGGTTTCCTGGGATTTCATCCTGAAACGCTATTTCAATCAGGAGGAGAAAAAACACCACCTGTCGCTCTTGCCGAATAAGAGAAAGGAATGGATCATCAGCCGCGTGGCGGTAAAGGATGCCGTTAGGAACCTGTTAAACCAGGAAAAGAACGAAGCTTGTTACCCGATCTCTTTTGAGATCCGTTCTGATGAAGTTCATAAACCTTATCTGTACGGGCCCTTGACGGATGGAATTGCCATTTCTATTGCCCATAAAGGTACAGATGCCGTAGGGATTGCCCATTATGGCGGTCCTGTAGGGATCGACATTGAAAAGATAGAGGAACGCAGTGAGGGCTTTTATGAACTGGTATTTTCAGCAGCAGAGCAGGTTTTACTTGCCGGTAAGGATAAAGCCGAATGGGCAACCCGTTTCTGGGTAGCTAAAGAAGCCTATGGCAAATTCCTTGGAAAAGGTTTGCAGGGAAATCCAAGAGCCTATGTGATTGAAGAAATCATGGGCGAAGAATTAAGAATTAACAACATCATCATCAGCACTATTAAACATAAAAACTATATCATCGGATGGACACTATAA
- a CDS encoding acyl carrier protein has protein sequence MDTITSTTKLNSSEIFDLMKQFITEVIGEEFVEEMDITMESSFTKDLEMDSIEIVSFSEKIKIHFGEQIDFTGWLSNMDLDELINLNLGTIVNYIEECQ, from the coding sequence ATGGACACTATAACCTCAACAACGAAACTGAACAGCAGCGAGATTTTTGATCTTATGAAACAATTTATTACGGAAGTGATCGGCGAAGAATTTGTGGAAGAGATGGACATCACGATGGAAAGCTCCTTCACTAAAGACCTGGAAATGGACAGCATAGAGATAGTCTCTTTCTCAGAAAAAATAAAGATTCATTTCGGAGAACAGATTGACTTTACCGGCTGGTTGTCCAATATGGACCTGGATGAACTGATTAATCTGAACCTGGGGACGATTGTCAATTACATCGAAGAATGCCAGTAA
- a CDS encoding alpha/beta fold hydrolase: MPVINVETRAVHVQELNKGAAETVLLVHGMFSNLSIYYFNIAPILAKHFHVVMYDLKSHGMSEKIADGYDLNSMTDDLSALLDQLELSSVHLAGYSFGGLISLKMAARFPHKVKKLAVIEAPDPNDDKTRDIIDEYSREFLEYYVQNFADTTKSKMGKRQMEKNHRMYEYLFHETSIKSDMIRERDFFSATEIDGISQETLLLYGANSNCLEAGKALKKKIKRVELMEVDGDHNVPIQQPVSIGNLMETFFKN; this comes from the coding sequence ATGCCAGTAATTAACGTAGAAACGCGTGCTGTTCATGTTCAGGAGCTGAATAAAGGAGCCGCAGAGACGGTACTTCTCGTTCATGGCATGTTCAGCAACCTCTCTATTTATTATTTTAACATTGCCCCGATCCTTGCGAAACATTTTCATGTCGTGATGTATGATTTGAAAAGTCATGGCATGAGCGAAAAGATCGCGGATGGTTACGACCTGAACAGCATGACCGATGATTTGTCTGCCTTGCTGGACCAATTGGAATTGTCGTCGGTACACCTGGCAGGCTATAGTTTCGGAGGATTGATTTCTCTGAAGATGGCGGCCCGTTTTCCTCACAAGGTAAAGAAGCTGGCGGTGATCGAAGCGCCTGATCCGAACGACGATAAAACCAGAGACATCATTGATGAGTACAGCAGGGAGTTTCTGGAGTATTATGTTCAGAATTTCGCCGATACCACCAAATCAAAAATGGGGAAGCGGCAGATGGAAAAAAATCACCGCATGTACGAATACCTGTTTCATGAAACGAGCATCAAAAGCGATATGATCAGGGAACGGGATTTTTTCAGCGCAACGGAGATCGACGGGATTTCTCAGGAAACGCTGCTCCTCTATGGCGCAAATTCCAATTGTCTGGAAGCGGGTAAGGCGTTAAAAAAGAAAATAAAAAGAGTGGAGCTGATGGAAGTTGATGGAGACCATAACGTGCCCATCCAGCAACCGGTAAGCATAGGAAACCTAATGGAAACATTTTTTAAGAATTAA
- a CDS encoding nucleotide disphospho-sugar-binding domain-containing protein has product MARFVFIVPPLTGHINPTLSIGAVLLQRGHQVGWISLDRALASRLPTGGELLLIQYEENDLQKQESEKYLDIITKKIVYGIDSIKFLYEEVLIPLNRHSYEGIADWLDRFKPDLVINDHQMFAGAIAAANKDYTYATSVTAPAAIKVMDELPKVHEWEMNQVIALQKEFGIDGETAIACSEELTMVLTSKEFFGEMELPEHYRFVGPVIHQRTEQAAFNWAQLNQQPENKKILVSIGTTFDHEHKKSFFAKVIEAFENEPLTVVVVSDPSLFEQWPSNFIVQRSVPQLELLSHLDAVVCHGGHNTVCETLTHGLPMVVVPIAYDQSHVAGRVVRVGAGLRLNFNRFKAKHLKEAVAEILDNASFKDAAAEISHSFRKAGGTEKAADLLVELAKEPVIDC; this is encoded by the coding sequence ATGGCAAGATTTGTATTTATAGTTCCGCCTTTAACAGGTCATATCAATCCGACATTGAGCATTGGTGCAGTCTTGCTGCAACGGGGGCATCAGGTTGGATGGATTAGCTTAGACCGTGCTTTGGCATCGCGACTTCCGACAGGTGGGGAGCTCTTGCTCATCCAATATGAAGAGAATGACCTTCAGAAGCAGGAAAGTGAAAAGTACCTGGACATCATCACTAAAAAGATTGTTTACGGAATAGACAGCATTAAATTTTTGTATGAAGAGGTGCTCATTCCTTTAAACAGGCACAGTTACGAAGGAATCGCCGATTGGCTGGACCGCTTTAAACCCGATCTCGTGATCAATGATCATCAGATGTTTGCCGGTGCAATTGCTGCGGCAAATAAAGATTATACCTATGCCACTTCAGTTACTGCACCTGCTGCAATTAAGGTGATGGATGAACTTCCTAAGGTACATGAATGGGAAATGAACCAGGTGATCGCCCTGCAAAAGGAATTCGGCATCGATGGCGAAACTGCGATTGCCTGTTCCGAAGAACTGACCATGGTACTGACTTCCAAAGAATTTTTTGGGGAAATGGAACTGCCGGAACATTATCGTTTTGTGGGCCCGGTGATTCATCAGAGAACAGAACAGGCAGCTTTCAATTGGGCACAGTTGAACCAGCAGCCGGAAAACAAAAAAATCCTCGTCAGCATTGGGACTACGTTCGACCATGAGCATAAAAAAAGCTTTTTTGCGAAAGTAATCGAAGCATTTGAAAATGAACCCTTAACGGTGGTGGTGGTTTCTGACCCTTCTTTATTTGAGCAATGGCCTTCCAACTTCATCGTTCAGCGCAGTGTTCCGCAGCTGGAATTGCTGTCTCATCTGGATGCTGTGGTGTGTCATGGTGGCCACAATACCGTTTGCGAAACTTTAACCCATGGCTTGCCCATGGTCGTGGTACCTATCGCCTACGACCAATCGCACGTAGCAGGAAGGGTGGTCCGCGTAGGCGCAGGTTTGAGGTTGAATTTTAACCGTTTTAAAGCGAAACACCTGAAAGAAGCGGTCGCAGAAATATTGGATAATGCCAGTTTTAAGGATGCTGCTGCGGAAATCAGTCATTCCTTCCGCAAGGCTGGGGGCACAGAAAAAGCAGCCGACCTGTTGGTGGAGCTGGCTAAGGAACCTGTAATAGATTGTTAA
- a CDS encoding nucleotide disphospho-sugar-binding domain-containing protein produces MMSKFLFVVPPFFGHISPTLSIGASLIARGHEVKWLGVIPVDTKHIPEGGAYIYPEADLAEYQEELQQILKRQDDGPACSGPEVMKLALEETYVPIARIMMKGLGRFVDTWQPDVIVNDCITFAGALLAHIRGIPSVTTTPVPPDVMGDTANSAPKIFEWQENLVKGLQREFKVYGDDIVIHSRKLNLVFTSPEFAGIENPEPHMKFVGPVKGRPNHAAFDWERLEKATTPKVFVSLGTLLVDIRAAFFQKLIDAFADAPVTIVAATNPDIFEKWPDNFIVNGFVPQAELMPMMDMVICHGGFNTVNDTFMNGLPMLITPIAYDHFHTAKLIENAGCGIKIRYKRLRIEDLKNAVFELLENPQYRNAALRIKETFIAAGGNDKAVQLLEEFAATEQELVALS; encoded by the coding sequence ATGATGTCAAAGTTTTTATTCGTTGTACCGCCGTTTTTTGGTCATATCAGTCCTACGCTAAGCATTGGTGCCAGTTTAATTGCCCGTGGGCATGAGGTAAAGTGGCTCGGCGTGATCCCTGTTGATACAAAACATATCCCTGAAGGTGGAGCATATATATACCCTGAAGCAGACCTGGCAGAATACCAGGAAGAACTTCAACAGATCCTGAAACGCCAGGATGATGGTCCTGCCTGTTCAGGTCCTGAAGTGATGAAACTTGCGCTGGAAGAAACCTATGTTCCGATTGCCAGGATCATGATGAAAGGTTTGGGAAGGTTTGTAGATACCTGGCAACCGGATGTGATCGTAAATGATTGCATCACTTTTGCCGGAGCGCTACTGGCCCATATCAGGGGCATTCCCAGTGTCACCACTACGCCTGTACCTCCCGATGTGATGGGAGATACCGCGAACAGCGCCCCTAAAATATTTGAATGGCAGGAAAACCTGGTAAAAGGTTTACAGCGGGAGTTTAAGGTATATGGAGATGATATTGTGATCCATTCCCGCAAGCTGAACCTGGTTTTTACGTCTCCGGAATTTGCCGGAATTGAAAATCCTGAACCACACATGAAGTTCGTTGGTCCCGTTAAAGGAAGGCCAAACCACGCTGCCTTTGATTGGGAACGACTGGAAAAAGCGACAACACCAAAGGTGTTTGTTTCTTTGGGAACCTTACTGGTCGACATCAGGGCGGCTTTCTTTCAGAAACTGATCGATGCTTTTGCCGATGCCCCGGTGACGATTGTGGCGGCAACAAACCCGGATATCTTCGAGAAATGGCCGGATAACTTTATCGTCAACGGATTTGTTCCTCAGGCAGAACTGATGCCGATGATGGATATGGTGATTTGTCATGGTGGATTCAATACGGTGAACGACACGTTCATGAATGGATTGCCTATGCTGATCACACCGATTGCCTACGATCATTTTCATACGGCTAAGCTCATTGAAAATGCAGGTTGCGGCATCAAGATCCGTTATAAACGACTCCGCATTGAAGACCTTAAAAATGCCGTGTTTGAACTGCTGGAAAATCCTCAGTACAGAAACGCAGCATTGCGGATTAAAGAAACTTTTATTGCTGCCGGAGGAAATGATAAAGCAGTTCAGCTGCTGGAAGAATTTGCGGCTACGGAACAGGAATTGGTGGCCCTCAGCTGA
- a CDS encoding condensation domain-containing protein, which produces MRRKLLFAERMLHGNGTLPFNAVIPIKIKGTFSESGLQHALRKLQEKHPLLNAAVENDPQGMPWFVVEEGTVGPIPIRITERAGDQDWESESMQEWSRAFDTAKGPLMRVVWIKGAEVSEMILVIHHCLCDGGSAMAILAELLLLLDDGTVDIGKEEPIMGIQDIIPAEILKSRAKIIKAKLIGGVATFALWIVPLKKHLVERKKDYMLHWKLEKELSDRLMLKCKAEKVTVNTVLCAAVLQAFQEVRKTGFHNKISCPVDIRRFAPRIKRDHIFAFGLMFVVSADQQLDFFGNARKMQEDIDRKTAKLDAYETIMMMEESHASLNRFTEFLKYGKSSNDCMFSNLGKIDIVHQYQNFELETIFSPSVIGPLGNTTTLVTSTYRGQMDFTFIASEGFIPYKEALGIQQKLMEIINQL; this is translated from the coding sequence ATGAGAAGGAAATTGCTATTTGCTGAAAGGATGCTCCATGGAAATGGAACGCTGCCTTTTAATGCCGTCATTCCGATAAAAATCAAAGGAACTTTTTCGGAGTCAGGCCTGCAGCATGCTTTAAGGAAACTTCAGGAGAAACATCCTTTACTGAATGCAGCGGTAGAAAATGATCCGCAGGGCATGCCCTGGTTTGTGGTAGAGGAAGGAACTGTTGGCCCGATTCCGATCCGCATTACAGAAAGAGCAGGAGATCAGGATTGGGAAAGCGAATCGATGCAGGAATGGTCCAGGGCATTTGACACCGCTAAAGGACCTTTAATGCGGGTGGTTTGGATTAAGGGAGCCGAAGTTTCGGAAATGATTCTGGTGATTCACCATTGCCTTTGTGATGGCGGTTCAGCAATGGCAATTCTGGCGGAATTACTACTCCTGCTGGATGATGGTACGGTAGATATCGGCAAAGAAGAGCCGATTATGGGCATACAGGACATTATCCCCGCAGAGATTTTGAAAAGCAGGGCAAAAATCATCAAGGCGAAGCTGATTGGCGGAGTGGCGACCTTTGCACTCTGGATCGTTCCGCTGAAAAAACACCTGGTAGAACGGAAGAAAGATTACATGTTGCACTGGAAGCTGGAAAAGGAACTCAGCGACCGTCTGATGCTCAAATGTAAAGCTGAAAAGGTAACAGTGAATACGGTGCTTTGTGCGGCGGTATTACAAGCCTTTCAGGAGGTCAGAAAAACAGGTTTTCACAATAAGATTTCTTGTCCGGTAGACATCCGCAGGTTTGCACCAAGAATCAAAAGGGATCATATCTTTGCTTTCGGATTGATGTTCGTGGTCTCCGCAGATCAGCAGCTGGATTTCTTTGGCAATGCCAGGAAGATGCAGGAAGATATAGACCGGAAAACGGCTAAATTGGATGCCTATGAAACCATCATGATGATGGAAGAATCCCATGCTTCCTTAAACAGGTTTACGGAGTTTTTAAAATATGGGAAATCAAGTAATGACTGTATGTTCTCCAACCTCGGGAAAATAGACATCGTACATCAATACCAAAACTTTGAACTCGAAACGATCTTCAGTCCTTCCGTGATTGGGCCTTTAGGCAATACCACGACACTGGTGACCTCCACTTACCGCGGACAGATGGATTTTACCTTCATTGCCAGCGAAGGGTTTATTCCTTATAAGGAAGCCCTCGGGATACAACAGAAACTAATGGAAATCATCAACCAACTATGA
- a CDS encoding condensation domain-containing protein, giving the protein MRRRLIIGERIMYVDAETPLNCVFVVKIKGTILLENLRIALAKIQQKHPLLRTRIKEDDAGVPHFVSSNNLSAIPLRMVERLGEADWQEQSKVEWKTLFEGESLPLARLVWIKGTECSELLLVCPHCICDGTGFVALMSEMLQLLDHPEQELIPYPPFNSIEELLSSSFTSSTGKVLKTKVFAVLARLFFLLKSSKHKHPKGEGYLLNWKLTELETLTLAGACKDAGVTVHAALCVAFMEAFQLVRGAKAQGKVICPVDVRHFVEEIKKDALFAFAPIAELALPKDKGKDFWAKATELKTALKNKIAAMKVHELLVMSEYFHGSVNKMLKHLKTTDGGHDITLSNMGRLRIAEHYDSFEVETLYSPNVGFPWRNANTLVVSTFKKRMDFTFLSNDSFLPEEEAKAIRDQAMELLKAEMMVSYA; this is encoded by the coding sequence ATGAGAAGAAGACTGATCATTGGCGAAAGAATTATGTATGTAGATGCAGAAACACCCCTTAACTGTGTTTTTGTAGTTAAAATAAAGGGCACTATTCTCTTAGAGAACCTGCGGATTGCCCTGGCAAAAATCCAGCAAAAGCATCCCTTGTTGCGTACCCGGATAAAGGAAGATGATGCCGGTGTGCCCCATTTTGTCTCGAGCAATAACCTTTCGGCAATTCCGCTAAGAATGGTAGAAAGACTCGGTGAAGCGGATTGGCAGGAGCAGTCTAAAGTAGAATGGAAAACACTGTTTGAAGGAGAATCGCTGCCCCTGGCGAGATTGGTCTGGATTAAGGGAACGGAATGCTCTGAACTGTTGCTTGTCTGTCCGCATTGTATCTGCGATGGGACCGGCTTTGTGGCATTGATGTCGGAAATGCTCCAGCTATTGGATCACCCCGAGCAGGAATTGATTCCTTACCCGCCTTTTAATTCAATTGAGGAATTGCTTTCTTCTTCATTTACAAGCAGCACTGGCAAGGTTTTAAAAACGAAGGTTTTTGCAGTTTTAGCCAGGTTATTCTTTCTGCTGAAGTCGTCAAAGCACAAACATCCGAAAGGCGAGGGATATCTGTTGAACTGGAAGCTGACGGAGCTGGAAACTTTAACCCTGGCAGGCGCCTGTAAAGACGCAGGAGTGACGGTGCATGCAGCGCTATGTGTCGCTTTTATGGAAGCCTTTCAATTGGTAAGAGGCGCAAAAGCACAAGGAAAGGTGATTTGTCCGGTAGATGTGCGGCATTTTGTGGAAGAGATTAAGAAAGATGCCCTGTTTGCCTTTGCACCCATCGCAGAGCTTGCGCTGCCCAAAGATAAGGGCAAGGATTTCTGGGCGAAAGCAACGGAGTTAAAAACAGCGTTGAAAAATAAGATTGCTGCCATGAAAGTACATGAGCTCCTGGTGATGAGTGAGTATTTTCATGGTTCTGTAAATAAGATGCTGAAACACCTGAAAACAACAGATGGTGGGCATGACATTACGCTTTCCAACATGGGAAGGCTCAGAATTGCGGAGCATTACGATTCCTTTGAGGTGGAAACCTTATACAGTCCCAATGTTGGTTTTCCATGGAGGAATGCAAATACCCTGGTGGTCAGTACTTTTAAAAAGAGAATGGATTTCACTTTTCTCTCCAACGATTCCTTTTTGCCGGAAGAGGAGGCAAAGGCAATCAGAGATCAGGCAATGGAATTGTTGAAGGCAGAGATGATGGTTAGTTATGCTTAA